The Dama dama isolate Ldn47 chromosome X, ASM3311817v1, whole genome shotgun sequence nucleotide sequence tcttttaattccatggctgcaatcaccatttgcagtgatcttggagccccaaaaattaaagtcagccactgtttccactgtttccccagttatttgccatgaagtgatgggaccggttgcCATAATCTtaagttctctgaatgttgagctttatccCAACTTTtaaactctcttctttcactttcatcaagaggctctttatttctttttcactttctaccataagggtggtgtcatctgcatatctgaggttatggaaatttctcccagcaatctcgatcccagcttgtgcttcctccacccAGCGTTGCTAGCTTCCACCAAAACTCAAGTTTGCGAGTCAGGAGTCAGTGTTTGTCCCAAGACATACATTACATCTcaccaagtaaggtcataaagtaAAGTTAGTCCTGTAAAGTCTTCTGTGTACATTTTGCATCCTCTGAATAGTCTCAACTGCAAATGGGACTGTTTGAAATTCTACCGAGACTGAGGCAACCCCTCCTAGAACGGTGGGCTGATTCTCAGCCTGTGCAATTGGGAGCCCCAGATAAAGGAGCAAAGAGAACAGGAGGGAGCTGAaagtttcacacccaaatctgtaCCCTTAGAACATAAGTCAGGCATGTCTCACAGAGAGATAAAGAACAACACATAAGGAACCCATTTCCCTTATTTTCTACAGAACCGGTCTAGTTGTGAAACAGTAATAATTGAGAACCTTCAACAGGTCAGTATTCCCCGTCTTCCGAAGGATAGTGTGGCCATTCTGTATCACAGAAGAAGATCAGGCCTATATTTCTAAACTCTGGAGGGTCACACTTGTCCcagcatctttattttttaaatacattttaaaggagtGGTTTTGAAACtgctagctcccatctgtaagagagaaaaaagcagcaTCCAAAGCCGTGGCTTTTTTCCACTGGAAGCGTccttccctgctctagatggggatGCAGACAGACTCTCCACCAAAGCTTTCCTTTCCTGGTCAGATGTAGTCTGTCCTTCACCAATGCAGGCGTCTTGATTGTCCCTCCCAGTTTTACCACCGAGGtggggtggagatgcaccaggggtagacctgacgGCAACCCAGATTGATTTCTAGTTCCTTACCACCAAGGCCTTTGTTTGATAGATTTGCCCTTTTCTCTGATGCCACCTGGGCTGGACCAGAGTAGTTTTCCCAGAATGTTTCCCAATCGGGGACTACTAGGGGAAACCTCCCTCTTTCACATCCCTATGCACATTCCTCAGTACAGTCCTGACCACAGTAGAAGGGGTGAGTCATAAAGGGAAGAACAAAACCAAGATGTCCCTTCTGAGTGTAACCACGCCACTATATGTGATAGTAAAAGAGGTTGTGGAGGGTTAGCCAGTGAGGAAAGAGTGATTTTGTCCTCAAGCTACTAGGGACAATCTTTCCAGTTCATTTCCACAGCTTCCACAAAAGAAATATGTAAGGAGATGAGACAGAAGCCATCAGAGATCCTTCTATGGTCTACTAAGAGCTAGCACTACTAAAGGAAGAAGCCCATTTCATTTCCAATCTGACCAGATCCTGCAGTTTCCCATCTGTGTCCTCAAACACCTCATGGTCACAAGAGACTTCTGACTAAACCTGTCATCTTAAAaggtaaattatgggagtgggtctaggaAGATCTTCCTATTGTTCaatctaatcttgttaatttaagatgctGGTTGTGGgaatgggtctgaaaaaagtatataaggccttgataagtcTAGCTAGGGGGCagtctccatcccccttctgatgtctatgtcagaagttttctctgtcccttttcttactttagtagaactctgctacacaaaagctctccagtgatcaagcctggtctctGGTTCCTAAGCTAATAttgttcactgtaagctatcatctTGGGAGCTTGTCAgggatcttcaggacaaggtaagaacactccgagctctagcctctctgctttctcagtgtACACGTGTTCTGCTTTACTTTACTAACTCTTTgatgtgcttgtgtgaatgaatgatatGCCCTGGGTGAAGTGAGTGATGAGCCCTGCTCTGGGGTTTCACGGTGCCTCGTAATGACTGAAGGAAGCCCCCAAGACAGGAGTCTTGTAGGGGGTGTTAACTGACCTGCCACTGCCAAGAGACACCCAACATCCCCGCGAGGGGAGCAGCCAGAAATGGGCGAGGCATGTCGACCGAACGTTTTCCTTTCTTGGTCAGCTTTGCCTAGTCTCGTTGAACATTTCATAAATGCATGGGGAATTAGAACTAATAACCTAATCTGTCAGATGacagactttcaagggacttgtgaccCATGCTGTTATTGTGTACTCTTACTTAGACCCCATGTATAGAAGCACTTAGTCTTGCTAGACTAGGCAAGCCTCTCTAGAAAACTTATAAGAGCACTTTTGGGAGAGAGGCGAAACTCTAGCTCCAGGAACACCTCTCAGGCTAGAGGTCACTCTCTTGGCTGCCTGCCTCAGGGGCCAGTGACATGGAAGTGAGTCTTTGTCATGGTTATGTTCTCCTATCTATGTGGATAGAAGCACTGCTTAAGGAGAACCATGTCCTCCAGCAatacattgttatattgactaagGTAAAGCATTGTAGAAAAGAACTTTCCCCTTGAGAGCTCcgcacccctttctccttctccaaggctccagacccctttctcctcctcctccacctcctctagatccctggacttcttatcaacctacctaggaattgactgTCTCACTCTGAAGGAAAAATTTGatttactttgcatttttctttggaaaatcaaGGAATGTctaaataaaagcacattttcAGTCACTATTTAGAATTACTggcaataaagagaaaagaatgtatttgttttacgttattattattattttttttttactaatttttattgcagtatgttgctttacaatggtgtgttagctTCTGTTTCATAGTAAAAGCAATCAGACATTCCTATTCGTATATCCTCTCAGTTTGGATTTCCCTCACATTGAGGACACTCCAGTGAAttaagtagaattccctgtgctatacagtatattcccaatggttgtctattttataaatagtatctatagtgtgtatgtgtcaatcccagtattccaattcctcccaccctAACCCTTTccctttggtatccatacatttgttctctatatctgtgtctccatttctgctttgtaaataggatcatctataccatttttctcaatcccacatatatacattaatattcaatatttgtttttctgttttgatttctttctctctgtataacactctctaggtccatccatgtctctaccagtgacacaattttgttcctttttatggctgagtaatattccaccagGTTTCCCTGGTTGGTCAGtggaaaaaaatccacctgccattgcaagagcatgggttcaatctctgggtcaggaaggtaccccaaagaaggaagtggcaatacactccagtattcttacctgggaaatcccatggactgaggtttCTGGGtagctgcagtccttggagttgcaatagagtgagacacaacttggcaacaaAATAACaagaacaatattccattgcatatacataccacagcttctttattcttGCATCTGTTAATAgatatgtaggttgcttccatgtcatggttattgtaaacagtcctGCAGTGAATGCTacagtgcatgtatctttttgaattatggttttctctggatatatacccaagaaGGAGATTGCTGTGTCATACagtagttcttttttattttgtaaggaACCTccgtattgttttccatagtggttgtaccaatttacattcccaccaactctGTAAgtgcattcccttttctcctacCCACTCCAGCCTTTATTCTTTGAAGATTTTTGGTGATGACCCTTCTGCccggtgtgaagtgatacctcattatagtttatatttctatttccctaataattagtggtgGGGGTCATCTTTTCCCGTGTTTGTTGaatatttgtatgttttctttggagaaatgtctatgtagATCATCTGCCAATCttttacttggatttttttttattgagctgcatgaagtGCTTGTGTATTTcacagattaatcctttgtccgttgcttcatttgcaaaaatATTCTCCCATTCTCACAGTTGTCTTTGTCTTGTTtaatgtttcttttgttgtgtaaAAGGTTTTACATTTGATTAGttgccatttatttttgtctttattttcattactctaggaggtgagtgaaaaaagatcttgctgagcacttatttttaaatagcacaatttcttcatatatatatatagatatagcaTTTACAATACAGAATGTGATGAATGTTATTTATTGCTGCAAAGATCACCTACATAGAGGTCTTCATGTGAATAATGAGTACACTCATGTCAAGGAAAATATGTTTTCGATATAGatatcatttattcttttaaaatataagttacTATTTCTCCTGGAGGGAAGCTCTTCAGTTGGTTCAGTACACAGATCCTACTACTAGtaatatattttcctatttagaaTAGGAGTGAGTAAATCAGAGGCCGAATAGAATGAGGCCAAAAGTTAATcaatattgggggaaaaaaaaaaaacctctagagGTTATACATTTATCTTTGATCTCTCTCATttggaatatttttattatcttatagttTAATAGTATTTTGTATGTGTTTCAGCAGTGTTAGTAAACATCAAACATAAATATGATTTTCAAATCCTGTAATTTTACACTCTCAGAAGAGGAACCTTGattatattttgcttttcagGCTCATACTTTCCTGTTTCTGTTTGACTATATCTGTATGAACAGATATATGTATCTAtcgagatatatatatatatacacacatatatatgtatatgttcacATATAtagcacatatacatgtatgttacTTATGTAAATGTGTCTGTGCGTTCCACAAGCTTTTCGTCTgagttttaaataaatgtgtttgTAATGTTGGATTCCATTTTAGGGCACTTGCATGCTGTGCTAATTTTGGCTTTAAATCTGTATTGTACTGCCACATCAGGCAAACATGGAATCACAGAGACCAGATTCAGTGCCTTGCCTGAAACATCTAACAAAACAACCCAGCACAATGGCAATATACTTATGACAACCTTTTTTCATAGGATGGACATGTGACTAGGAAAGACAGTGACTCCTGAGAGATTTAAAACAGGCATACATTTTTTGGAGTGTTTggaggaaaaatgaatgaaaagacatGATGTCTGGCTTAGGCTGGGAGAAGTGGCACTTTGTGGGCTCTGCACTAATCCAGATCAGGGCATTAGTCCTGGGAAGGTCACTTCATCAGTTTGTGAACTTGAGAAATTTGCACGTAACTCCATAAACGGAGTCTGCAAAATCCGATCCTGCATGAATGCTGCAATGCAAGTACTACATATAAAGCAGTGGCATACTGATGAAGAAGTGTTGTTTTGTAATAAATGGAAGTTATGATTTCTATGAACCCCTCAAATACCACCTTCCCATCTGAAACTATTTTTAACCCAGAAGGGAACAAAGAATAGGCAGTAAATTactacaaaagaaacaaatattcttAAATGAGCTCAATGagtcaaactttttatttttactaaaagaaagtttaaaagaaatgaggtaaACCACAATTTAAAGActttttactctatttttttctccattttctttgtgtttttcagtattttctggGGTTGTCTTTCACATTTCCATGAAAATCTCTTGCAGTGCTATGTTACCTATTTCCAGATCATAAAGACAATAGAGATGGTTCATGAATATCTTCAATTCTACCAAAAGTGTacctttaaaacatttataacaGCAATAAATATAACAGCAGTATCATTATCAAATTAATACTCTGAAGAAAAGCAAACtcttagaattaaaaatatttgaaataaatgaaaaaattatatgtAGAAGTTATTCGTGTGCAACAGAAAGATCAATGAGATCTAAATTTTATTACTCCACCCCTATGATCCTGCACTCTAGAAGCTTGACTACTCTTCAAGAAAAATTCTCTTCTAGTGTCATGTTATCTTGTTTAGATTGTGAACAACATATTCAATACTTTCAGTGTGCTTTACAAATCCCCacactttgaaaaaattaaaacggCAAGAAACTATGATTTATGATTCATATATTTGAATTCTGAAGCACAATAAACATTATCAAAAGTAATCACATTTGAAAACACTAAACACCTCCTTCATCTCTTTACCTATCTACTTTAAATCATCTTTCATTAGGTATTTCTCATATggataaaagaaaacagatatatattttgttaaaacAAGCTGCACCTAAACTCGCTTACCATTTACAACTGTAAGAACATATGGGTTTTGTTTCCTACACCCTACTACTCTGCACTATTTAGGAGCGTGACTGCTCTCTTCCAACACAAAGGGAACAAAGTGCCCTGCCCGCCTCCCTAGATGTGGGAGGAGCTGCAGGACTTGGCCCTGGAAGGGGCACTGGCCTCGCCACGGTTGGAGTCCTGGCCGCGCCTCTCGGCCCTGCTCTCTCCGCCTGATCTCTCAGAGCCTCCTCATAGAGGTCTGGGAAGGAACTAGGGACCGAATGGAGGATCTTGGCCAGAACCTCCAGTACCTTCATCTTACTGGTCTCAGCACAAGCTCTCGGgccccacaggaactcatagcgTGGAGGATCACTATTGGGCACCTGGCGGTAGTTCAGGTATTCCTTCTGCACCAGATCTTTGGTGATGAGCCTCCTAGGCTCCCCAAAGATCCAGTGTCTCCTCCCAGCATAGATTCCCAAGATATTGAGGAATTCCCAGACCTCCTCCTCGGTGGCCCGGTTACCATTCATGAAGATGACCCCCAGGAGCAACATGAGGAGACCGGACTTGGGAACCCCACCCTCATCATTTGGACCTTCGTCGCCCCCGAGGCTGAGCTTGCTGATGAGGACGTAGATGTTCTTGCTGCGGTCGACTTCCTTCAGCTCCAGGCCAAACACCAGCTCCACGCGCTCAGAGGCTATCCTGAGGATTTCGGGGAAGTGCTGCCTGTACTTCCTGCTGACGACTTTCATCAGGGCCTTCTGCGTGATGGGCTCCTTCTTGATGTATTTCTCCAGCAGGAATTCCACCAGCATCTTGGCCTTCCTGGCCAGAGGATCTTTGAAAGTGCTCTCCATGGcaggcgccacctgggaagcacctgcACTTTCCTCCTCTGGGCCCTGGGCACCTTCATCAGATTCTACGCAGGTAGGCCCTGCATCAGGAGAGCTAGGGGCCATGGCTCCCTGAAGCTCCTGGTGATTGCCAGTATCAGGGGTGCTCGGGGGAGAACCCTTAGGGACagaagagggggaggaggggcacTCCTCTTCTGGGGCTGCAGCAGCACTGGCCTGGGCCTCCTTAGTGGTCCCCCAGATCTGGTGGCGTTTCCCGTGGGCATGGTACTTGTTCTTGTGCCTCCGAGGCATGGTGACACAGGTCAGGGTCTGCAGGTGGGAGTGCGGGCAGGAAGGCAGGCAAGGAGGGCACCtggaagagggagaaggagacACTGTGAGCACCTTCGGCAAGGAGAGTCCTCCCTGGCTTGAATGGAAGCCACCTCTGAGGGGTCCTTGAGGCCAGTGCTGTAGGACCCACAGGGCTCCTGTTCTCCTGGTCATCCGGTCCCCTGAGATCGCTGAGTAGCAAGTGAGAGTGAGCCCTGGGCGCAGCAGAGGGCGTTAGAGGGGTAGCCAGTGGGGGCTGGCAGGGGAGGCAAGTCCTCTCAGCTGACATTCAGAGTCAGGATGAAAACTGGTGCGAGACTCCCCATATCCGA carries:
- the LOC133052877 gene encoding LOW QUALITY PROTEIN: melanoma-associated antigen B4-like (The sequence of the model RefSeq protein was modified relative to this genomic sequence to represent the inferred CDS: inserted 1 base in 1 codon) produces the protein MCNPPVTAICPRIIWAAAGQLYRLRGSLTATSSVGHSGKRGPWSEGPAAGLTLTCYSAISGDRMTRRTGALWVLQHWPQGPLRGGFHSSQGGLSLPKVLTVSPSPSSRCPPCLPSCPHSHLQTLTCVTMPRRHKNKYHAHGKRHQIWGTTKEAQASAAAAPEEECPSSPSSVPKGSPPSTPDTGNHQELQGAMAPSSPDAGPTCVESDEGAQGPEEESAGASQVAPAMESTFKDPLARKAKMLVEFLLEKYIKKEPITQKALMKVVSRKYRQHFPEILRIASERVELVFGLELKEVDRSKNIYVLISKLSLGGDEGPNDEGGVPKSGLLMLLLGVIFMNGNRATEEEVWEFLNILGIYAGRRHWIFGEPRRLITKDLVQKEYLNYRQVPNSDPPRYEFLWGPRACAETSKMKVLEVLAKILHSVPSSFPDLYEEALRDQAERAGPRGAARTPTVAXASAPSRAKSCSSSHI